A single region of the Duganella sp. BuS-21 genome encodes:
- a CDS encoding type I secretion C-terminal target domain-containing protein — MGIYQGTSGNDSLVGSSGNDTINGKAGDDTLDGGAGNDLLDGGDGKDVFNINDDSGLDTLIGANGNDTFNLNYNYAANLPGSTAVKIDAGAGDDTINLSFMQWAMVKPPEVTGGTGIDTYAVGFGASYIAMTITDFTAGAGGDRFDLRNIYRVTPSDYNGYHGGNPFANGQLKLVQVGNDTEVRGLSYYSGPPQTIFILKNVTASDLTSANFVGAWGPDGAAIAGDVITADDSYAHSYYGAAFNDTINGNGFDNFLYGQGGDDVINGGAGNEQLEGGYGDDTLNGGAGNDVLSDWGGANLLHGGDGNDRLYHNNGGDDSLFGDAGDDLIIYSGSTAAQATGGSGRDTYRPDASYDLPAALTVLDFAAGPNGDLIDMMSQLSRSTKYNDGNPFSAANGFLRVVQDGADAKIQLDRDGAGSAAGFVTVLTLKNTAASTLTADNFVGGLKTDGSPVIGVVATATERDLNGTSFNDQLSAASGVHYLNGFGGDDLLQAGAGNAQGMGDGLYGGSGNDTLNGAAAADRLSGGSGNDVLSGGGGNDQLDGGDGNDTLQGGAGNDTLTTSGGGLDYLDGGDGDDTFIYSKTGDPSSIATGGAGRDIYQPNGTASAGLGALNMWVTDFAVGAGGDQIDLGQILSYGTTYKGGNPFSAELAYARLQQVGANTVLQISAGGAAYPNSAYQTVLTLNNVDKASLTADNFVGGLKPDGSGIVGISLTTSDTQTTLLGGNFDDTLTATSGANFLYGGGGNDLLQGGSGDFDKRGDLLDGGSGHDTLHGGSANDDLRGGDGNDQLTGDDGDDTLQGGAGNDLLQGGGGDDRFVIGSDAGTDRDTLEGGDGNDLFVYNAGTTGLALVSGGAGSDVYQPGGDGYSMNYPNGRKFNLTVTDFTPGAGGDQIDLVPILRTLTVFDGGNPFASGNSFVRLQQSGADTLVQIRYLGEADANYPFVTVLTLKNVLASSLGADNFVNGLRPDGNAISSAAQHAVEPGVDLTGGLFNDTLVALSGKNHLYGNGGDDLLQAGTDGDTLSGGSGNDTLIGGAGNDVLRGDSGRDLLQGGAGNDTLYSSTGKGNETLEGGAGDDYFELSQFDNGRVSHAQGDGGNDNFMVYLGGTGVNAVLAGGAGRDTYSVFGSLYFNSGAYFEISDFTAGDGGDVLDVTLLMSIAAGFGYTGGNPLDPELGYLRLVQSGVDVRLEFNLFGGPSDGYMAVLMRNVNLSDLTAQNMVGANPKGPIVPGVLLEGTSAGETITGGYFNDTIHGNGGNDILNGQDGDDLLVAGGTSPEHSGSVLHGGNGNDTLTGASGHDYLDGGAGNNQLSGGAGDDSFLVGEGNNSAEGGDGDDDFTVGGGGNQLLVGGAGNDTLWVFASANYSGNVRFDGGDGNDLVLIKGGYTGSLRFNFSGGAGTDSYSIDSMTAGANIHINDFATGAGGDKLALTDALQAFDVTPLALLDPIKAGYLKLVQQGANVLVQLDMDGSGSDYAPRTVLTLDNIKVGDVTSANFAGRSLVADWRGELYGTLGSDLLEGDYEANRIEAGAGDDTLASGGGDDTLIGGAGDDLYLLDEGNVTITELANGGMDTVRTARDGYTLAANLEALQYTGDGDFYATGNAGGNLLTGGAGNDTFDGNGGSDILTGLGGDDNYFVRGAGDRVIEADMGGYDTVQVTYANAAYTLAANVESAALATTAGAGSLTGNELNNYLGGNGAANTLSGGVGNDTLDGGAAADKLAGGKGDDLYVVENAGDTVTELAGEGVDTVETTLAKYALTSGVEHLRYSGSGGFSGTGNDLANRISGASGNDLLLGGAGNDTLTGGGGADTIDGGDGDDTVQLAGQIDHYTLSRVNGVVTLSNSIRSEIVSLKGIETVVFADATRDIATLLLNQISDGDDYLNGTDGDDSIDGLAGADVMTGGAGNDRYVIDNVKDTVKEVAGEGMDTVELAFKSAAAYALAGNVENALVTAAATVAVNVTGNELANQITGNAAANILSGGAGNDTLDGGAGADQLIGGVGDDEYRVDNAGDTIVEGLNEGTDSVRTTLSTYTLAANVENLSGPGNGVFNATGNALANRIEGGLGADTLSGLAGNDTLSGSVGNDLLLGGDGDDLLDGGIGANLLDGGAGSDTAVALADFSAYTVTRPNATDTVLVNAASGESLTLRGMEFVNFKGTLMSMQDVQLNIKSVGNDFMRGGSGDDLMDGGLGADNMSGGDGNDTYLVDDASDMVVETETGGNDSAQVSFAKAATYTLAANLEHATVTAAATVAVNLTGNALDNALIGNAAVNTLTGGLGNDTLDGGAGGDKLIGGIGNDSYKVDNVGDVVTELAGQGADRVETTLAKYTLGANVEHLQYAGSMAFSGTGNELGNNIGGGAGNDTLSGLAGDDTLDGNGGVDVIDGGAGRDTLTLLGNFGDYMRSRPNATDLVLTNAITKESITVRGVEVFRFIDGDKPLADMIYNIASLGDDSLFGTGGGDHLIGGSGADQMSGGLGDDKYTVDQNGDRVIELADGGLDLVLVAYTKADTFALGDNVENATVTAAVGIAVNLSGNALDNLLIGNGAANTLAGGAGNDTLDGGAGADKLLGGLEDDLYKVDNAGDLVTELAGQGQDRVDTTLAKYALTANVEDLQFTGTGGFAGSGNDLGNSITSGAGNDSLSGLGGDDLLSGGAGNDTLLGGEGADQLDVGTGSDVADGGNGIDTLTLLGNFSDYARSRSSATDTVLVNNVTKESITVRNVEQFIFADDSKTLADVNANSASPLSDNLTGASGNDNINGGAGADTMAGGLGDDTYTIDQSGDVIVEEAGAGSDLVQVAYTKAGEFVLGEYLENATVTAAAGIAVNLTGNALDNVLTGNGAANTLSGGAGADTLDGGAGADKLIGGSGDDSYVVDNTGDVITELAGGGRDLVTVKGINSYTLSSEVDDLVFNGATAFIGNGNILANSITGGGGNDILNGLGGNDVLTGNAGNDKLLGGDGNDVLSGGDGNDTITGGNGADTIVLASKVGVDAVTDFVSGSDKLSLSQDVFGIGNGDLTLDNAVVQASAGGFANDAELVILTQNIAAMSVGAAATAIGSAASAYGVGDKALFALHSGTTTTLYLFTSNGADAVVSAAELTQLVTLTGTAAISAADLLFA, encoded by the coding sequence GTGGGTATTTATCAAGGAACATCCGGCAACGACAGTTTGGTCGGCAGCAGCGGCAACGACACCATCAACGGCAAGGCTGGCGATGACACCCTGGACGGCGGCGCCGGCAACGACCTGCTGGACGGTGGCGATGGCAAAGACGTTTTCAACATCAACGACGACAGCGGCCTTGATACCCTGATTGGTGCCAACGGCAACGACACCTTCAATTTGAACTACAATTACGCTGCCAATCTTCCAGGCAGCACCGCAGTCAAAATTGACGCCGGGGCCGGCGACGACACGATTAACCTCAGTTTCATGCAGTGGGCGATGGTCAAGCCGCCCGAAGTGACCGGCGGCACCGGCATCGACACCTACGCAGTCGGCTTCGGCGCCAGCTATATCGCCATGACGATCACCGATTTCACGGCCGGGGCCGGCGGCGACCGTTTCGATCTGCGCAATATCTATCGCGTCACCCCAAGCGACTACAACGGTTACCACGGCGGCAATCCATTTGCCAATGGGCAACTCAAGCTGGTACAGGTTGGCAATGACACCGAGGTGCGCGGCCTGTCGTATTACAGCGGCCCCCCGCAGACCATTTTCATCCTGAAAAACGTCACCGCCAGCGACTTGACCAGCGCGAATTTTGTCGGCGCCTGGGGCCCCGACGGCGCGGCCATCGCCGGCGACGTCATCACTGCGGACGACAGCTACGCGCACAGCTACTACGGCGCTGCGTTCAATGACACCATCAACGGCAATGGGTTCGACAATTTTCTGTATGGCCAAGGTGGCGACGATGTCATCAATGGCGGCGCCGGCAACGAGCAGTTGGAAGGCGGCTATGGCGACGACACCCTCAACGGCGGCGCCGGCAACGATGTGCTGAGCGACTGGGGCGGCGCCAACCTGCTGCACGGGGGCGACGGCAATGACCGCCTGTACCACAACAACGGCGGCGACGACTCGCTGTTCGGCGACGCCGGCGACGATCTGATCATTTACTCCGGCTCGACGGCAGCGCAAGCCACCGGCGGCAGCGGCCGCGATACCTATCGCCCCGATGCGAGCTACGATCTGCCGGCCGCACTCACTGTCCTGGATTTCGCGGCCGGCCCGAACGGCGACCTGATCGACATGATGTCGCAACTGTCGCGCAGCACCAAGTACAACGACGGCAACCCCTTCAGCGCCGCCAACGGCTTCCTGCGTGTGGTCCAGGACGGCGCCGACGCCAAGATCCAGCTCGACCGCGACGGCGCCGGCAGCGCCGCCGGCTTCGTCACCGTGCTGACGCTGAAAAACACGGCGGCCAGCACCCTTACCGCTGATAATTTCGTCGGCGGCCTGAAAACCGACGGCTCGCCGGTCATCGGCGTAGTGGCCACGGCCACCGAGCGCGACCTGAATGGCACCAGTTTCAACGATCAGCTGAGCGCCGCATCCGGCGTCCACTACCTGAACGGCTTCGGCGGCGACGACTTGCTGCAAGCGGGGGCCGGCAACGCCCAGGGCATGGGTGACGGCCTTTACGGTGGCAGCGGCAACGACACCCTGAACGGCGCGGCGGCCGCGGACCGCCTCAGCGGCGGTAGCGGCAATGACGTCCTCAGCGGCGGCGGCGGCAACGACCAGCTCGACGGCGGCGACGGCAATGACACGCTGCAAGGCGGCGCCGGCAACGATACCCTGACCACCTCCGGCGGCGGCCTCGATTACCTGGACGGCGGTGACGGCGACGACACCTTCATCTACAGCAAAACCGGCGATCCCAGTAGCATCGCCACCGGCGGCGCCGGACGCGATATCTACCAGCCCAACGGCACGGCCTCTGCCGGCCTCGGCGCGCTGAACATGTGGGTCACGGACTTCGCGGTCGGCGCCGGCGGCGACCAGATCGATCTGGGTCAAATCCTGAGCTACGGCACCACCTACAAAGGCGGCAATCCGTTCAGCGCCGAGCTGGCCTATGCGCGGCTGCAGCAGGTGGGCGCCAACACAGTGCTGCAAATCAGCGCCGGCGGCGCAGCTTACCCCAACAGCGCCTACCAGACGGTGCTGACGCTGAACAATGTCGACAAGGCCAGCCTGACCGCCGACAACTTTGTCGGTGGCCTCAAGCCCGATGGCTCGGGCATCGTCGGCATCAGCCTGACCACCAGCGATACTCAAACGACGCTACTCGGTGGCAACTTCGATGACACGTTGACAGCCACCAGCGGCGCCAACTTCCTGTATGGCGGCGGCGGCAACGACCTGCTGCAAGGCGGCAGCGGCGACTTTGACAAACGCGGCGACCTGCTCGACGGCGGCAGCGGCCACGACACCCTGCATGGCGGCAGCGCCAACGACGACCTGCGCGGCGGCGACGGCAACGATCAACTGACCGGCGACGACGGCGACGACACCCTGCAGGGCGGAGCCGGCAACGACCTGCTGCAAGGCGGCGGCGGCGATGACCGCTTTGTCATCGGCAGCGACGCCGGGACAGACCGGGATACCCTGGAAGGCGGCGACGGTAACGACCTGTTTGTCTACAACGCCGGCACCACGGGCCTGGCCCTGGTCAGCGGTGGCGCCGGTAGCGACGTCTACCAGCCTGGCGGCGACGGGTATAGCATGAACTACCCCAACGGCCGGAAATTCAACCTGACCGTCACCGACTTCACGCCAGGCGCCGGCGGCGACCAGATCGACCTGGTGCCCATCCTCCGCACTCTGACCGTGTTTGACGGCGGTAATCCTTTCGCCAGCGGCAACAGCTTCGTGCGTCTGCAGCAAAGCGGCGCCGATACGCTGGTGCAGATCCGCTATCTCGGCGAGGCCGACGCCAACTATCCCTTCGTCACGGTGCTGACGCTAAAAAACGTGCTGGCAAGCAGCCTGGGCGCCGACAATTTCGTCAATGGCCTCCGTCCGGATGGCAACGCCATCAGTTCCGCCGCCCAGCACGCCGTCGAGCCTGGCGTGGACCTTACCGGCGGTCTCTTCAATGACACGCTGGTGGCATTGTCCGGCAAAAATCACCTGTACGGGAACGGCGGCGACGACCTGCTGCAAGCCGGAACGGACGGCGACACCTTGAGCGGCGGCAGTGGCAACGATACCTTGATCGGCGGCGCCGGCAACGACGTACTGCGCGGTGATAGCGGCCGCGACCTGTTGCAGGGCGGCGCCGGCAACGACACGCTCTATAGCAGCACCGGCAAAGGGAACGAGACCTTGGAAGGCGGCGCCGGCGACGACTATTTTGAACTGTCGCAATTTGATAACGGGCGCGTAAGTCACGCCCAGGGCGATGGCGGCAACGACAACTTCATGGTGTACTTGGGCGGCACCGGCGTCAACGCGGTGCTTGCCGGCGGCGCCGGCCGCGACACCTATTCGGTATTCGGAAGCCTGTACTTCAACAGCGGTGCCTACTTCGAAATCAGCGACTTCACCGCCGGGGATGGCGGCGACGTGCTCGACGTCACCCTGTTGATGAGCATAGCGGCCGGCTTCGGCTACACCGGCGGCAATCCGCTCGATCCGGAGCTTGGTTACCTGCGCTTGGTGCAGAGCGGTGTCGACGTGCGGCTGGAATTCAACCTGTTCGGCGGGCCAAGCGACGGCTACATGGCTGTACTAATGCGTAACGTCAACTTATCCGACCTGACGGCGCAAAACATGGTGGGCGCCAATCCCAAGGGACCTATCGTGCCGGGCGTGCTGTTGGAAGGCACCTCGGCTGGCGAGACCATCACGGGCGGTTACTTCAACGATACCATCCATGGCAACGGCGGCAACGACATCTTGAACGGCCAGGACGGCGACGACTTGCTGGTGGCCGGTGGGACCAGCCCGGAGCACAGCGGCAGCGTGCTTCACGGCGGCAACGGTAACGACACCTTGACCGGCGCCAGCGGCCATGACTATCTCGACGGCGGCGCTGGCAACAACCAGTTGTCCGGCGGCGCAGGAGACGACAGCTTCCTGGTCGGCGAAGGAAACAACAGTGCCGAGGGCGGGGACGGCGACGATGACTTCACCGTGGGCGGCGGCGGCAACCAACTCCTCGTGGGCGGCGCCGGCAATGACACGCTATGGGTGTTCGCCAGCGCGAACTATAGCGGCAACGTACGCTTCGATGGCGGTGACGGCAACGATCTCGTCTTGATTAAAGGCGGCTATACAGGCAGTCTGCGGTTCAATTTCAGCGGCGGCGCCGGCACCGACAGCTACAGCATCGATAGCATGACGGCGGGCGCAAATATTCACATCAACGACTTTGCCACCGGCGCCGGCGGCGACAAACTGGCCTTGACCGATGCGCTGCAAGCGTTCGACGTCACCCCCTTGGCGCTGCTCGACCCCATCAAAGCGGGCTATCTCAAGCTGGTCCAGCAAGGCGCGAACGTGCTGGTACAGCTGGACATGGATGGCAGCGGCAGCGACTACGCGCCGCGCACTGTGCTGACGCTGGATAACATCAAGGTCGGCGACGTCACGAGCGCCAACTTTGCCGGCAGATCGCTGGTAGCCGATTGGCGCGGCGAGCTGTACGGCACGCTCGGCAGCGATCTGCTCGAGGGCGACTACGAGGCCAACCGGATCGAGGCGGGTGCCGGCGATGACACCCTGGCCAGCGGCGGCGGCGACGACACCCTGATCGGCGGCGCCGGCGACGACCTCTACCTCCTCGATGAGGGCAACGTCACCATCACCGAGCTGGCCAATGGCGGCATGGACACCGTACGAACCGCGCGAGACGGCTACACGCTGGCGGCCAACCTCGAAGCCCTGCAATACACCGGTGATGGCGACTTTTACGCAACAGGCAACGCCGGCGGCAACCTGCTCACCGGCGGCGCCGGCAACGACACCTTCGACGGCAACGGCGGCAGCGACATCCTGACCGGACTGGGTGGCGACGACAACTACTTCGTGCGCGGTGCCGGCGACCGTGTCATTGAAGCGGACATGGGCGGCTACGACACGGTACAAGTCACCTACGCCAACGCGGCCTACACCCTGGCAGCCAACGTCGAATCGGCCGCGCTGGCAACCACGGCCGGAGCCGGCAGCCTGACCGGCAACGAACTCAACAACTACCTCGGCGGCAATGGCGCGGCCAACACCCTCAGCGGCGGTGTCGGCAACGACACGCTCGATGGTGGCGCCGCCGCCGACAAGTTGGCCGGCGGCAAAGGAGACGACCTGTACGTGGTCGAGAATGCCGGCGACACGGTCACCGAACTGGCCGGCGAAGGCGTCGACACGGTGGAAACCACACTGGCGAAATATGCGCTGACCAGCGGCGTCGAGCATCTACGCTACAGCGGCAGCGGCGGCTTTTCCGGCACCGGCAACGACCTTGCCAACCGCATTAGCGGCGCCAGCGGCAATGACCTGCTGCTCGGCGGCGCCGGCAACGACACCCTGACAGGTGGCGGTGGCGCCGATACCATCGACGGCGGCGACGGCGATGACACTGTGCAGCTGGCCGGCCAGATCGACCACTACACGCTCTCGCGCGTGAATGGCGTGGTCACCCTGAGCAACAGCATCCGCAGCGAGATCGTCAGCCTCAAGGGCATAGAAACCGTGGTGTTCGCCGACGCCACGCGCGACATCGCGACGCTGTTGCTGAACCAGATCAGCGACGGCGACGACTACCTGAACGGCACCGACGGCGACGACAGCATCGACGGCCTGGCCGGCGCCGATGTCATGACCGGCGGCGCCGGCAACGACCGCTACGTGATCGACAACGTCAAGGACACGGTCAAGGAAGTGGCCGGCGAAGGCATGGACACGGTCGAGCTGGCATTCAAGAGCGCCGCCGCTTACGCCCTGGCCGGCAATGTGGAAAACGCGCTGGTGACGGCGGCCGCCACGGTGGCCGTGAACGTCACGGGCAATGAACTGGCCAACCAGATCACCGGCAACGCCGCCGCCAACATCCTGAGCGGCGGCGCCGGCAACGACACGCTCGACGGCGGCGCGGGCGCGGACCAACTGATCGGCGGCGTCGGCGACGATGAATACCGCGTCGACAACGCGGGCGACACCATCGTCGAAGGCCTCAACGAAGGCACCGACAGCGTGCGCACCACGCTGTCGACCTACACGCTGGCGGCCAACGTGGAAAACCTGTCCGGCCCCGGCAACGGCGTCTTCAACGCCACCGGCAACGCGCTGGCCAACCGGATTGAAGGCGGCCTCGGCGCCGACACCCTGTCCGGCCTGGCCGGCAACGACACGCTGTCCGGCAGCGTCGGCAATGACTTGCTGCTCGGCGGCGATGGCGACGACCTGCTCGACGGCGGCATCGGCGCCAACCTCCTGGACGGCGGCGCCGGCAGCGACACCGCCGTGGCGCTGGCCGACTTCAGCGCCTACACCGTAACCCGCCCCAACGCCACCGACACCGTGCTGGTCAACGCCGCCAGCGGCGAGAGCCTGACGTTGCGCGGAATGGAATTCGTCAATTTCAAGGGCACGCTGATGTCGATGCAAGACGTGCAGCTCAACATCAAGAGCGTGGGCAACGACTTCATGCGCGGCGGCAGCGGCGACGACCTGATGGACGGCGGCCTCGGCGCCGACAACATGAGCGGCGGCGACGGCAACGACACCTACCTGGTGGACGACGCCAGCGATATGGTGGTGGAAACCGAAACCGGCGGCAATGATTCGGCACAAGTAAGCTTCGCCAAGGCCGCCACCTACACCCTGGCGGCCAACCTGGAGCACGCCACCGTCACGGCAGCGGCCACGGTCGCCGTCAATCTGACCGGCAATGCGCTGGACAATGCGCTGATCGGCAATGCCGCCGTCAACACCCTGACCGGCGGTCTCGGCAACGACACGCTGGATGGCGGCGCCGGCGGCGACAAATTAATCGGCGGTATCGGCAACGACAGCTACAAAGTCGACAACGTCGGCGACGTGGTCACCGAGCTGGCCGGTCAAGGCGCCGACCGGGTGGAGACCACACTAGCGAAATACACGCTGGGTGCCAACGTCGAGCATTTGCAGTATGCCGGCAGCATGGCCTTCAGCGGTACGGGCAATGAGCTGGGCAACAACATCGGCGGCGGCGCCGGCAACGACACCTTGAGCGGCCTGGCCGGCGACGACACCCTGGACGGCAACGGCGGCGTCGACGTGATCGACGGTGGCGCCGGCCGCGACACCCTCACCTTGCTGGGCAACTTCGGCGACTACATGCGCAGCCGTCCCAACGCGACCGACCTGGTGCTGACCAACGCCATCACCAAGGAAAGCATCACCGTGCGCGGCGTGGAGGTGTTCCGGTTTATCGATGGCGACAAGCCGCTGGCCGATATGATCTACAACATCGCCAGCCTCGGCGACGACAGCCTGTTCGGCACGGGCGGCGGCGACCACCTCATCGGCGGTAGCGGCGCCGACCAGATGTCCGGCGGCCTGGGCGATGACAAATACACGGTGGATCAGAATGGCGACCGGGTCATCGAACTGGCTGACGGCGGCCTGGATCTGGTGCTGGTGGCCTATACCAAGGCCGACACCTTCGCGCTGGGCGACAACGTCGAGAACGCGACGGTGACGGCAGCGGTCGGCATCGCCGTCAACCTGAGCGGCAATGCACTGGACAACCTGCTGATCGGCAATGGCGCCGCCAATACCCTGGCCGGCGGCGCGGGCAACGATACGCTCGATGGCGGCGCGGGCGCCGATAAGCTGCTGGGCGGCCTCGAAGACGATCTCTACAAGGTCGACAACGCCGGCGACCTCGTCACCGAACTGGCCGGCCAAGGCCAGGACCGGGTGGACACCACCTTGGCGAAGTACGCGCTGACCGCCAACGTGGAAGACCTGCAGTTCACCGGCACCGGCGGATTCGCCGGCAGCGGCAATGACCTCGGCAACAGCATCACCAGTGGCGCCGGCAACGACAGCCTGAGCGGCCTGGGTGGCGACGACCTCCTGTCCGGCGGCGCCGGCAACGATACGCTGCTCGGTGGCGAAGGCGCCGACCAATTGGACGTGGGCACCGGCAGCGACGTGGCCGACGGCGGCAACGGCATCGATACGCTGACCCTGCTGGGTAATTTCAGCGACTACGCGCGCAGCCGCTCCAGCGCGACCGACACGGTGCTGGTCAACAATGTGACGAAGGAAAGCATCACGGTACGCAATGTCGAGCAGTTCATCTTTGCCGATGACAGCAAGACGCTGGCCGATGTGAACGCCAATTCCGCCAGCCCGCTCAGCGACAACCTGACCGGCGCCAGCGGCAACGACAATATCAACGGCGGCGCGGGCGCGGACACCATGGCGGGCGGCCTGGGCGACGACACGTACACCATCGACCAAAGCGGCGACGTGATCGTCGAAGAGGCCGGGGCTGGCAGCGACCTGGTGCAAGTGGCCTACACCAAGGCCGGCGAGTTCGTCTTGGGCGAATACCTGGAAAACGCCACCGTGACGGCGGCAGCCGGGATCGCCGTCAACCTCACCGGCAACGCCCTGGACAACGTATTGACCGGCAACGGCGCCGCCAATACGCTGTCCGGCGGGGCCGGCGCGGACACGCTGGACGGCGGCGCGGGCGCCGACAAACTGATCGGCGGCAGCGGCGACGACAGCTATGTGGTCGACAACACCGGCGACGTCATCACCGAACTGGCCGGCGGCGGCCGCGACCTGGTCACGGTCAAGGGCATCAACAGCTACACCCTGTCGTCCGAGGTGGACGACCTGGTGTTCAACGGCGCCACCGCCTTTATCGGCAACGGCAACATCCTGGCCAACAGCATCACCGGCGGTGGCGGCAACGACATCCTCAACGGCCTGGGCGGCAACGACGTGCTTACTGGCAACGCCGGCAACGACAAGCTGCTGGGCGGCGATGGCAACGATGTGCTGAGCGGCGGCGACGGCAACGACACCATCACCGGCGGCAACGGCGCCGATACCATCGTGCTGGCTTCCAAGGTGGGCGTGGATGCGGTGACCGACTTCGTCAGCGGCAGCGACAAGCTGTCGCTGAGCCAGGACGTGTTTGGCATCGGCAACGGCGACCTGACGCTGGACAACGCCGTGGTGCAGGCCAGCGCCGGCGGCTTCGCCAACGACGCGGAACTGGTGATCCTGACGCAAAACATCGCGGCCATGAGCGTCGGCGCTGCAGCCACGGCCATCGGTTCGGCCGCCAGCGCCTACGGTGTGGGCGACAAAGCCCTGTTCGCGCTGCACAGCGGCACCACCACCACGCTCTACCTGTTCACGTCGAACGGCGCAGATGCCGTGGTGAGCGCCGCAGAGCTGACCCAGCTAGTCACGCTCACCGGCACCGCCGCAATCTCGGCAGCCGACCTACTGTTCGCGTAA